The following coding sequences lie in one Thermoanaerobaculia bacterium genomic window:
- a CDS encoding HAD-IIIA family hydrolase — protein sequence MESLESIRLIVTDVDGVLTDGRIYLMPDGEEIKVFNSKDGSAIRLAIRNGIPVAFLSGRGGKALSARAEELGVEHLIMFSRNKEEDFLALTGRLDISPDETAFIGDDMIDLPAMARAGFTACPSDAVPEVRARVDRILHTPGGGGVLREVVELILKARGAWPH from the coding sequence ATGGAATCGCTCGAATCAATCCGATTGATCGTGACGGATGTGGACGGTGTCCTGACCGACGGCCGAATTTATCTGATGCCGGACGGAGAGGAAATCAAAGTCTTTAACTCGAAAGACGGGTCGGCCATCCGCCTCGCAATTCGAAATGGAATCCCCGTAGCCTTCCTTTCCGGAAGGGGAGGGAAGGCTCTGTCGGCCCGTGCCGAGGAACTGGGTGTCGAACATCTCATTATGTTCAGTCGAAACAAGGAGGAAGATTTTCTTGCTCTGACAGGGAGACTGGACATTTCTCCGGATGAAACGGCCTTTATCGGGGATGACATGATCGATCTGCCCGCCATGGCCCGTGCGGGGTTTACCGCCTGCCCTTCGGATGCTGTGCCCGAGGTTCGCGCCCGCGTGGATCGAATCCTCCACACTCCCGGTGGCGGGGGGGTGCTTCGAGAGGTGGTTGAACTGATTCTCAAGGCCAGGGGGGCATGGCCTCACTGA
- a CDS encoding lysophospholipid acyltransferase family protein, giving the protein MASLKHFAVLILFGAFSLVFKVLPVSGARRVGAWIGTLTRILLPSQGRRVRSHLEKAFPTWGSRKITRCIRENFRHYGMTFAELYHLEKLYPSVEISGIHHLSGTGVVLVTGHCGNWELMARTIARRCGGLTVVAREAYLDTLNDFLVGLRKKGGVETILRGSSDSPRQLLSAVKEGRTLGMLIDQDTKVEGIFVPFFNHPAHTPVGAARLALKYGIPSVTGFIHRTPSGGHILHFDDPIQSEGHTEETLTALLTRRIEDQVRRHPTQWVWVHRRWKKVPSREEVNSGS; this is encoded by the coding sequence ATGGCCTCACTGAAACATTTTGCCGTTCTTATCCTCTTCGGGGCCTTTTCCCTCGTTTTCAAGGTACTTCCCGTCAGCGGCGCCCGAAGGGTGGGGGCCTGGATCGGAACGCTCACCCGGATTCTGCTCCCTTCCCAGGGCCGCCGGGTCCGGTCCCACCTGGAGAAAGCCTTTCCAACCTGGGGCTCACGGAAAATAACCCGCTGTATAAGAGAAAATTTTCGACATTACGGGATGACCTTCGCCGAACTTTACCATCTGGAGAAGCTCTATCCATCTGTAGAAATTTCAGGAATCCACCACCTTTCCGGAACGGGTGTGGTTCTCGTCACCGGCCACTGCGGAAACTGGGAACTGATGGCCCGGACCATTGCCCGGCGATGCGGAGGATTAACCGTTGTCGCGCGGGAAGCCTACCTGGATACGCTGAACGACTTCCTGGTTGGACTGCGAAAAAAAGGAGGGGTGGAGACCATTCTCCGCGGTTCTTCGGACAGTCCCCGACAGCTTCTCAGTGCGGTAAAGGAGGGACGGACCCTGGGCATGCTGATCGATCAGGATACGAAGGTCGAGGGGATTTTTGTCCCCTTTTTTAACCATCCGGCCCATACACCCGTAGGAGCCGCCCGTCTGGCCCTGAAGTACGGCATTCCTTCCGTTACCGGTTTTATTCACCGAACTCCCTCCGGTGGCCACATTCTTCACTTCGACGACCCTATCCAATCTGAAGGGCATACGGAGGAAACGCTGACTGCCCTCCTCACACGGCGGATCGAGGATCAGGTCCGTCGTCATCCGACCCAGTGGGTATGGGTGCACCGAAGATGGAAAAAGGTACCTTCCCGGGAGGAGGTGAACTCTGGAAGCTGA
- a CDS encoding radical SAM protein: MRIPIPSVIVVDEAVEDHPRVRSLLDLLPRIPVQTVPAGEPYEGKGWWITRNLGSFLRPCPGQKGHVCCGYWTMEWMLGCPFRCEYCALQAYRPSGSLTLYANLEDGLEEIRELRQKRQGPIRLGTGEFGDSLAMEPFFPFVRDVVEAVGSLDDMVVELKTKSNWIEPLQDLPHRERIIVAFSLNPPDLIYRYETGAATLDERLSAISRVLGWGYRVAVHFDPILQRHDWLSLYGEVVDRLATILPAEKLAWISMGTFRFPKGMDDAILKSYPETDLFRPEFIRARDNKMRYPRPVREMLYRGLLTVLEKHYPRRAIYLCMESPDVWNRVFGELMNSARLTARLDER; the protein is encoded by the coding sequence ATGCGAATTCCCATTCCAAGCGTCATCGTTGTTGACGAGGCCGTGGAAGACCATCCGAGAGTAAGAAGCCTTCTCGACCTCCTTCCCCGGATCCCGGTTCAGACTGTTCCTGCAGGAGAGCCCTATGAAGGGAAAGGGTGGTGGATCACCCGGAACCTGGGATCGTTCCTGAGGCCATGTCCCGGTCAGAAGGGACATGTATGCTGCGGCTACTGGACGATGGAATGGATGCTGGGCTGTCCATTTCGCTGTGAGTATTGCGCTCTGCAGGCCTATCGGCCTTCAGGATCCCTGACCCTCTATGCCAATCTGGAGGACGGTCTGGAGGAAATCCGAGAACTCCGGCAGAAACGGCAGGGGCCGATTCGGTTGGGAACGGGAGAGTTCGGGGATTCCCTTGCCATGGAACCCTTCTTTCCCTTCGTGCGTGATGTGGTGGAGGCTGTGGGATCCCTGGATGATATGGTGGTGGAACTGAAGACAAAGAGCAACTGGATCGAACCTCTTCAGGACCTGCCGCACCGGGAGCGGATCATCGTAGCGTTTTCCCTCAATCCGCCGGATCTCATATATCGATACGAAACGGGAGCCGCTACCCTGGATGAGCGGCTTTCCGCCATATCCAGGGTTCTGGGCTGGGGGTACCGGGTTGCGGTCCATTTCGACCCGATCCTCCAGAGGCACGATTGGCTTTCTCTCTACGGAGAGGTCGTTGACCGACTTGCGACGATTCTCCCGGCTGAGAAGCTGGCGTGGATCTCCATGGGAACCTTTCGATTTCCAAAGGGAATGGATGACGCCATTCTTAAATCCTATCCTGAAACGGACCTCTTTCGCCCGGAGTTTATTCGCGCCAGAGACAACAAGATGCGATATCCGAGGCCGGTCCGGGAAATGCTCTACCGGGGCCTTCTGACCGTTCTGGAGAAGCATTACCCCCGCAGGGCCATCTATCTCTGCATGGAGTCTCCGGATGTGTGGAACCGCGTCTTCGGGGAACTTATGAATTCGGCCAGGCTGACCGCGAGGTTGGATGAACGGTAA
- a CDS encoding VacB/RNase II family 3'-5' exoribonuclease, with protein MKDSSLQGTLVSFLKKKGGKPVEISVLRRQFGKKVDGVLEELELTGIAVRIRRHVWAYGPFTRYRVGTIRIRAKRGELRLEDGSLTIPLKKAQGAMDGDLVLCLAERGDEGRVVRILRRNRETLPGFLVSEGKTILFRPFRRNLPDMIPRFEDGHPADGSIAFEGAIVFFPTATRQGRVKIGNSLGKFGERGMEARVLYADRGWTMEFPEEVLREAESSADRLSNIQLSDRTDLRGETIFTIDGEYARDFDDAISLSKIGPRRWRLGVHIADVSHFVRPGTSLDEEAFDRATSTYFPDTVVPMLPEALSNGVCSLRPEEDRLTLSVFMDVDERGRTSKVRLLPTIIRSRYRMTYTQVQAILDGRERHPLTDTLREMNRIAKRFHRKRVGLGSLDFDLPEVGILYDDQGRMVGVRPEIRFDSHRLIEEFMITANREVAKILTFKKIPFLYRIHEDPDKGKLLELKIILEGLGYPFRVNLEELTPLQVQRLQDSWEKRPEGPYLNELLLRSLARARYTPENVGHFGLALEYYCHFTSPIRRYPDLIVHRRVKEYLSGVQYDQKRADLAFDELVQAGDHCSKREWEAEDAEREVMEWKTLQIVKEKENQILSGRVSGVIETGIFIILEDYQVQGFLPFATYKKDYLTASTLRQEVSGRRTSLSLRLGDEVRVKILSVDLHKRYLRLEIV; from the coding sequence ATGAAGGATTCAAGCCTCCAGGGTACCCTCGTATCTTTCCTGAAAAAGAAGGGCGGAAAGCCCGTTGAGATCAGTGTTTTACGAAGACAGTTCGGGAAAAAGGTTGATGGTGTGCTGGAAGAACTGGAACTTACCGGCATTGCCGTTCGAATTCGCCGCCATGTCTGGGCCTATGGGCCGTTCACACGTTACCGTGTGGGCACGATCCGGATCCGGGCAAAACGGGGAGAACTTCGCCTGGAGGATGGCTCCCTCACCATTCCGTTGAAGAAGGCCCAGGGAGCCATGGATGGTGATCTCGTTCTCTGTCTGGCCGAACGCGGAGACGAGGGGCGGGTGGTCCGGATTCTCCGCCGTAACCGGGAAACCCTTCCTGGCTTTCTCGTGTCGGAAGGGAAGACAATCCTGTTCCGGCCATTTCGCAGAAATCTTCCCGATATGATTCCACGATTTGAAGACGGACATCCCGCAGATGGTTCCATTGCCTTTGAAGGCGCGATCGTCTTTTTTCCGACAGCGACCCGGCAGGGGCGTGTCAAGATTGGCAACTCCCTGGGAAAATTCGGGGAGCGTGGAATGGAGGCCCGGGTCCTCTACGCGGACCGCGGCTGGACCATGGAGTTTCCGGAGGAAGTGCTGAGAGAAGCCGAGTCGTCGGCCGATCGTTTAAGTAATATCCAGCTTTCCGACCGTACTGACCTTCGGGGGGAAACAATCTTCACCATTGACGGAGAGTACGCCCGGGACTTTGATGACGCAATCTCACTCTCAAAAATCGGACCTCGACGCTGGCGTCTGGGCGTTCACATTGCCGATGTGTCCCACTTTGTTCGACCGGGGACCTCCCTGGATGAGGAAGCCTTTGATCGGGCCACATCAACCTACTTTCCCGATACGGTTGTCCCGATGCTTCCCGAGGCCCTTTCCAACGGCGTATGTTCCCTGCGACCGGAGGAAGACCGTCTCACCCTGAGTGTCTTTATGGATGTCGACGAACGGGGAAGAACATCGAAAGTACGCCTCCTGCCCACCATCATCCGTTCACGTTATCGCATGACCTATACGCAGGTCCAGGCCATTCTGGATGGCAGGGAGCGTCATCCCCTGACCGATACGCTTCGGGAGATGAACCGGATTGCTAAGCGTTTTCATCGAAAACGGGTAGGTCTGGGCAGCCTGGACTTTGACCTTCCCGAAGTCGGCATCCTGTACGATGATCAGGGAAGAATGGTTGGTGTCCGTCCCGAGATCCGTTTCGACTCCCACCGTCTCATCGAAGAATTCATGATCACGGCCAACCGGGAAGTGGCAAAGATTCTGACCTTTAAGAAAATTCCCTTTCTGTACCGGATTCACGAGGATCCGGATAAAGGAAAGCTCCTGGAGCTGAAGATCATCCTGGAAGGCCTGGGATATCCCTTCCGGGTAAACCTTGAGGAGCTGACGCCGCTTCAGGTTCAGCGACTTCAGGATTCCTGGGAAAAGCGGCCCGAGGGCCCCTACCTGAATGAACTTCTTCTCCGTTCCCTGGCCCGGGCCCGGTACACTCCCGAGAATGTCGGACATTTTGGTCTGGCCCTGGAGTACTACTGCCACTTCACCTCTCCCATCCGCCGGTATCCCGACCTGATTGTCCACCGCAGAGTCAAAGAATACCTCTCGGGGGTCCAGTATGATCAGAAGCGTGCGGATCTCGCCTTCGATGAGCTTGTGCAGGCAGGCGACCATTGCTCAAAACGGGAATGGGAGGCCGAAGATGCCGAGAGGGAGGTCATGGAATGGAAGACTCTCCAGATCGTAAAGGAGAAGGAAAACCAGATCCTGTCCGGTCGCGTCAGTGGAGTGATTGAGACGGGCATCTTTATCATTCTGGAGGACTATCAGGTTCAGGGGTTTCTCCCCTTTGCCACCTATAAGAAGGATTATTTGACCGCCTCCACTCTCCGCCAGGAGGTTAGCGGCCGCCGTACTTCCCTATCCCTCAGGCTGGGAGATGAAGTCAGGGTGAAGATCCTATCCGTGGACCTGCACAAACGCTATCTTCGACTGGAGATTGTGTAA
- a CDS encoding DUF4177 domain-containing protein produces MKTWEYRIVNLRSENYQIRKDYEAELNGYGQDGWELVGLTSVNFKSGATDHIGLIFKREKA; encoded by the coding sequence ATGAAAACGTGGGAATATCGAATCGTCAATCTCAGGTCGGAAAACTATCAAATCCGGAAAGATTACGAGGCTGAACTGAACGGCTACGGTCAGGACGGCTGGGAGCTTGTGGGCCTTACCTCGGTCAACTTCAAATCCGGTGCAACGGACCACATCGGTCTTATTTTCAAGAGGGAAAAAGCCTAA
- a CDS encoding DUF4440 domain-containing protein — protein MKLIFLFLLVTGLAIADSAVPDPAQSLLEADRAFGKATAEHGLEGWMAYFAEDACIFPDQGPVVKGLDAIRRHYSSTGFNPKNLSWTPLHAELSTSGDLGYTYGTWTLPFQKEDGTSGTAEGKYLTVWRKDKNGDWKVVADIGNAGSNSETETH, from the coding sequence TTGAAACTCATCTTTCTCTTTTTACTCGTAACGGGTCTTGCCATTGCAGATTCCGCCGTACCGGATCCCGCACAATCCCTTCTCGAAGCGGACCGTGCCTTTGGAAAGGCCACGGCGGAACATGGATTGGAGGGCTGGATGGCGTACTTTGCGGAAGACGCCTGTATCTTTCCCGATCAGGGCCCCGTCGTGAAGGGCCTTGACGCGATCCGTCGTCACTATTCCTCCACCGGATTTAACCCGAAGAACCTCTCCTGGACCCCCCTACACGCAGAGCTTTCCACTTCGGGGGATCTGGGCTACACCTACGGAACCTGGACCCTCCCATTCCAGAAGGAAGATGGCACTTCGGGAACGGCGGAGGGAAAGTACCTGACCGTCTGGCGGAAGGATAAGAACGGAGACTGGAAGGTGGTGGCGGATATTGGAAACGCGGGAAGCAACAGCGAAACGGAAACCCATTAG
- a CDS encoding MATE family efflux transporter: protein MVNPGTMPPRPIFKTLLNRSWAVAWPMTLIMVFEFLITFADVYIAGQIGKEVQAAYGFVVQIYFIFTVLANALTVGTVSVVSRLCGERDNDTYASTLFSVVLTTTVLGIFLSLGGILLSPWVLEISNVPEVVKTYGRPLILIYAGGLLFHYVLINTNGILRACEGIKKSLATMALVCVTNISLNVFFVFFTPLGFRGIALSTAASVVLGAALNLYHLRMFLRKSHRYLKESIWKIIRIGWPTGLLQVLWQAGATALYLILGALPGDSVAIMAAFTNGYRVESLIYLPAFAFNMANAVIVGNFLGKKEREEAYRGGLTTAAMGTAIVSILTVAVILNARWVSALLSDNPTVITEGIGYLTIALISEPFMAWGVILAGGLNGAGDTRTTMAIVSSAVWGVRIPLALALGVGLSLGPEGVWWAMNASIFFQTFLITRRYVRRRWMDLD from the coding sequence GTGGTAAATCCCGGTACGATGCCCCCCCGCCCCATTTTCAAGACGCTCCTTAACCGGAGCTGGGCCGTGGCCTGGCCGATGACGCTGATCATGGTCTTCGAATTTCTCATCACCTTCGCCGATGTATACATTGCAGGGCAAATCGGTAAGGAGGTTCAGGCGGCCTACGGGTTTGTCGTCCAGATCTATTTCATTTTTACCGTCCTGGCCAACGCCCTGACCGTCGGGACCGTGTCCGTCGTCTCCCGCCTCTGCGGAGAACGCGACAACGACACCTATGCCTCAACCCTCTTTTCCGTTGTCCTTACAACCACCGTTCTGGGAATCTTCCTGAGCCTCGGCGGTATCCTGCTTTCCCCGTGGGTCCTGGAAATCAGTAATGTTCCCGAGGTAGTAAAAACATACGGTCGTCCCCTGATCCTGATCTATGCAGGGGGCCTGCTCTTTCACTATGTCCTGATCAACACCAACGGAATCCTCCGTGCCTGCGAGGGAATTAAAAAGTCCCTGGCCACGATGGCCCTTGTCTGCGTCACCAATATTTCTCTCAATGTTTTCTTTGTCTTCTTCACACCCCTCGGGTTCCGGGGTATCGCCCTGTCCACGGCGGCATCGGTAGTTCTGGGAGCGGCCCTGAATCTTTACCACCTCAGGATGTTCCTCCGAAAGTCTCACCGCTATCTCAAAGAGTCAATCTGGAAAATTATCCGGATAGGCTGGCCAACCGGACTCCTTCAGGTCCTCTGGCAGGCGGGGGCGACGGCTCTTTACCTGATTCTGGGTGCCCTGCCCGGAGACAGCGTCGCCATCATGGCAGCCTTCACCAATGGGTACCGTGTGGAATCCCTCATCTACCTTCCCGCATTCGCCTTCAATATGGCCAACGCCGTGATTGTGGGGAACTTTCTTGGGAAAAAGGAGAGAGAGGAAGCCTACCGCGGAGGACTTACCACCGCTGCCATGGGTACAGCCATTGTCTCGATCCTCACTGTCGCCGTGATCCTGAATGCCCGATGGGTGAGTGCCCTCCTTTCAGACAATCCCACCGTCATCACAGAAGGGATCGGATATCTCACCATTGCTCTGATCTCGGAACCTTTCATGGCCTGGGGCGTCATCCTCGCGGGGGGCCTGAATGGAGCCGGGGACACCCGGACAACGATGGCTATTGTCTCTTCCGCCGTCTGGGGGGTTCGGATTCCCCTCGCGCTGGCATTGGGCGTTGGACTGAGTCTTGGGCCGGAGGGAGTATGGTGGGCCATGAATGCTTCGATTTTTTTTCAGACCTTTCTCATTACCCGGCGGTACGTACGCCGTCGATGGATGGATCTTGATTAA
- a CDS encoding PEP/pyruvate-binding domain-containing protein, translating to MNPDKLEIVNLSELAKRDTRDPGFFGGKAAGLASLIRNGARVPDGFVVEPTCAVVEQWLEISREFFLERVRALLKRGPVAVRSSAPVEDSPERSYAGIFETVLNCSTEEEVLVAASRCVASGQSPRAQVYESQSDPIPVGILVQCMVEAEVAGVCFTRDPRGTDRACVVEAVQGGGDSLVSGKILPDRWRIYQNGFGEAEILSEENAHFLTGDQIHSLYQDAMDLTRHAGYDLDLEWAIDHSGNLWWLQARPITVSMKQQETYRVERSCPEAADGPVTVWSNWNVRETMPEPLHPLTWDLWRRSILPTVTEHLSGVQKTSPVFPHLAGLDRVEGRIYFNMNAALAAPIIGWIMERILFTMDPEHGKRIQPLISKGILKPRNLPGHSIQRLPGLLLASLKGSARFLLAVRPGKAMNSLVSDSRTIQSRPAISGLSSEELLEEIYLWEKPGTRRILLGLQMEGLAIGMFQLARYLFRDHPEALHLLATGITANPTTQISLAIDDLIHEARPMKDRFLDHSTWQDLESSLQQVNDGKRWLTCFHDFLQTNGFRGPGEFDLFSPRWIEDPDMILSLIRTGLACEPGETVRDRMVRLGIRRKKAVDTAIQASPFWKRPLLRISADLVNRFMPLREAPKHYGMVVFQRIRQAALELGKRGVDRGWMSKPDEVFFLSLRELEIMAREEKPREDIQQRILERRNLFTEQRMIHPPDILRSDGVPVPGPKIEREGRLTGIAVSPGSVTGPARILSDPDPEKLKEGDILVVGFADPGWTPLFPRAAALVVEVGGLMCHAAVVARELGVPAVFSVPGALARITEGQVIQVNGTEGWVEIESGGPAGTV from the coding sequence ATGAACCCGGATAAACTGGAGATCGTAAATCTTTCGGAACTGGCGAAAAGGGATACCCGGGATCCCGGATTTTTCGGCGGAAAGGCGGCCGGTCTTGCCTCTCTGATTCGAAATGGAGCACGGGTACCGGACGGCTTTGTCGTTGAGCCCACATGTGCAGTCGTTGAGCAATGGTTAGAAATCTCTCGAGAATTTTTTCTGGAGCGGGTTCGCGCCCTATTGAAAAGAGGACCCGTGGCAGTGCGTTCTTCCGCCCCGGTCGAAGATTCACCGGAGCGATCCTATGCAGGCATCTTCGAAACCGTACTGAACTGCTCTACGGAGGAGGAAGTCCTGGTTGCGGCTTCCCGTTGCGTTGCCTCAGGGCAGTCTCCACGGGCTCAGGTATATGAATCTCAATCCGACCCCATTCCTGTGGGTATCCTAGTTCAATGCATGGTGGAAGCGGAGGTTGCCGGGGTCTGCTTTACCCGTGATCCACGGGGAACGGATAGAGCCTGTGTCGTCGAAGCCGTGCAGGGTGGGGGAGATTCTCTCGTTTCAGGGAAAATCTTACCCGATCGCTGGAGAATTTATCAAAACGGATTCGGGGAGGCGGAAATCCTTTCGGAAGAAAATGCGCATTTCCTCACCGGCGACCAGATCCATTCCCTCTATCAGGATGCCATGGATCTTACCCGTCATGCGGGATACGACCTGGACCTGGAGTGGGCCATCGATCACTCCGGAAATTTATGGTGGCTTCAGGCCCGACCGATCACGGTTTCCATGAAACAGCAGGAAACGTATCGAGTGGAACGTTCATGCCCTGAGGCTGCAGACGGACCTGTGACGGTCTGGTCCAACTGGAACGTCCGGGAGACGATGCCTGAGCCCCTTCATCCCCTGACCTGGGACCTCTGGCGCCGGAGCATTCTGCCTACCGTGACCGAACATCTCAGCGGAGTTCAGAAAACATCGCCTGTCTTTCCCCATCTTGCAGGACTGGACCGTGTCGAAGGAAGGATCTACTTCAACATGAATGCGGCTCTGGCAGCTCCGATCATCGGATGGATTATGGAGAGGATCCTTTTCACCATGGATCCGGAACATGGAAAGAGAATCCAACCCCTCATTTCGAAGGGGATATTAAAACCGAGGAACCTGCCCGGTCATTCGATTCAGAGATTACCGGGTCTCCTGCTGGCATCGTTGAAGGGATCGGCACGGTTTCTTCTGGCGGTTCGGCCGGGTAAGGCCATGAACTCCCTGGTGTCCGACTCTCGCACAATACAATCCCGCCCTGCCATCTCAGGGTTGTCCAGCGAGGAACTGCTGGAGGAGATTTATCTCTGGGAAAAGCCCGGCACACGCCGAATCCTTCTGGGACTTCAGATGGAAGGGCTTGCCATCGGGATGTTCCAGCTTGCCCGATATCTATTCCGGGACCATCCGGAGGCGCTTCACCTCCTGGCAACGGGAATTACCGCCAACCCCACGACACAGATTTCCCTGGCCATTGATGATCTTATCCATGAGGCCCGGCCCATGAAGGACCGGTTTCTGGACCATTCCACATGGCAGGATCTGGAGTCTTCACTTCAGCAGGTGAATGATGGGAAACGATGGCTCACCTGTTTCCATGACTTTCTGCAAACGAACGGTTTTCGAGGACCCGGGGAGTTTGATCTTTTCAGTCCTCGATGGATCGAGGATCCCGATATGATCCTTTCCCTGATCCGCACCGGTCTTGCCTGCGAACCCGGTGAGACAGTACGAGACCGAATGGTGCGTCTTGGAATCAGGAGGAAAAAAGCAGTCGACACAGCGATTCAGGCGTCCCCTTTCTGGAAACGACCACTCCTCCGTATTTCTGCCGATCTTGTGAACCGATTTATGCCCCTTCGAGAGGCACCCAAACACTATGGCATGGTTGTCTTCCAGCGAATCCGGCAGGCGGCCCTGGAGCTGGGAAAGCGTGGGGTGGATCGAGGCTGGATGTCTAAGCCGGACGAGGTCTTTTTTCTTTCGCTCCGGGAATTGGAGATTATGGCCCGGGAAGAGAAACCCCGGGAGGATATTCAGCAACGAATCCTGGAGCGAAGAAATCTTTTTACAGAGCAAAGAATGATTCACCCACCGGATATTCTCCGTTCCGATGGTGTTCCCGTACCCGGACCGAAAATAGAGAGGGAAGGACGTCTCACCGGTATTGCCGTCTCTCCGGGTTCGGTCACGGGACCTGCACGGATTCTCTCCGATCCCGATCCGGAGAAGTTGAAAGAAGGAGACATCCTGGTCGTGGGCTTTGCCGACCCTGGTTGGACGCCCCTCTTTCCCAGGGCGGCGGCCCTTGTGGTCGAGGTTGGTGGCCTCATGTGCCATGCCGCAGTGGTCGCCCGGGAGCTTGGAGTACCTGCTGTTTTCTCAGTACCGGGAGCACTTGCGCGCATTACGGAAGGTCAGGTGATTCAGGTGAATGGAACCGAGGGGTGGGTGGAGATTGAATCCGGGGGTCCGGCAGGTACGGTTTGA